The DNA segment AAATACGGTCAACATCCGTTTTTACCAATGCTTAACGCACACATTCATAATCTTGAAACAACATTGACCCGGTTATCAGAAGCTGATTTTAAAGCCAGTACAAACATGCTCGTTCATGCTTCTCGTATTCATGTCTATGGGAATGGGGCTGCTCAATTTTTAGTAGACCTTGTCGGCTTTCGCTTACAACGATTTGATTGTGAGGTTACCTGTATGGCTCCAAGTGGGCATGAAATCTTTGAGAATCTCATTCATTTTCACTCTGATGACGTCGTCGTTGTCTTCGGATTTTTGAACTATTCGCCAGAGCTTCAGGTCATTTTTGACCTTTGTCAAAAGCAGCAGGTGCCCATCATCCTTATTACGGACAGGCTAATCTCACCTATGCGAGAAAAAGCGACAGCCGTTCTTTACTCTGAACGTGGAGAGAACAATGAATTTCATTCCCTTGTCGCAACTCTCGCCATTGTTGAAGCGTTAATCCTAGAGGTTGGACGTGGAAAGGGAGAGAACGCACTAGCTAAATTAAAGCAGCTTCAAGAGATGAGGAAGCAGTATTCGGGGATGTTGCCTAAGGAGTAGCGGTGGAGGGGTGAAACGAATCTTCTTCATACAACATGAAAAGCGGATGAGTCTCCCGATTAAGTAGACTCATCCGTTTGTTTTAGAATTATGCTGCAACAGTGGCTCCATATTCTAAATAATTTGACATAAATATGGTAATAATTGCTTTCATTCCACTTCTTTACTTAGCCAGGATTGTCTCTCCTCACGCTAAATAAAACACTTCATTTAACTCTTTTGATACTGGGCTATTATCTTCATTTGTCTCCATTATTGGCTCCATATAAGCCCACCACTTTCGGCAAATCTCAGTTTCTGATACCTGTGCATATAATGCTTCATCCTGAACAAGAAGGTAGGCAAATAACTGACCCGTTTCCTCTAACAAGAAGATCGAGTATTCGCTTACACCATGCTCCTTAAGCATCTTTTCCATCTCAGGCCACAATTCATCATGGCGTTTCTTGTACTCTTCATATTGGTCTTTGTACACCTTCATGACACTTGCTTTGCGTACCATTTACACCACTCCTTTTTTGTCATTACCTCAATATAGTAACCGCTCTCAAAACAAGAGACTATAACCTCCTTGACTTAATAAAATGTCCTTATTTGCACTCTCTTAAATGAATTGCGATGCAATCAGATAGATCATTGCAAAAATCAACAAGTATAATAGTATTTTTCGTACCATTCTTTTCTCCTTTAAAAAGAAACGGCTACATAAGAGCCGTTTCCTGGTTTTTTATTCCACTTCAAACCCCGGCTGAACAATGACAAATCCACTTCCAGTAAACTTCATCTGAATCGATTCACCGCTTCCCTTTCCAAGGAATGTTCGATAACTAATGTCCGTGTGAAATTCTGGTTTTAAATCTCCTGACCAGGCAACTGTTGCGGTTGGATCCGTGTACACTGGAAGCTCCGGTGTCACTTCTAGTGTAAGTGGTTCAAAATAAGTGGTGATCGCCACCTTGCCGTGCCCATTTAATGTCACATTAAACAATCCACCCGACATTAACCCAGCCATCTTCCGCATCATCTCAATATCCCATTCAACGGTTGGTTCAAATGCAAGCAAGTCATTTCCGTTTACCGTAATTTGTTGGTTACCAAGCTCAAGTATAGTAATCCTCTTACCCTGATCGGCGAGGAACAACCTGCCTTCACCTGTAGCCTTCATGAGCTCCTGCCCTTCAGTAGTGAAGGACTTTTTGAATGCCCGTCCTAAACCGTGTTCGAGAATTCTTTCACGTTCAAATTTAATTTCGCCTTGATAACTAATCATGGATCCCATTTTCGACCAGATCTCACCACTTAGATCTATTTCTAAAATTCGTTCAGACTGTAGAGCAAATGAATCCGTGGAGGTTTTCTGCTGTTTGGTTTTGCTTAAAAATTCATCTACGGAATACGTTGTCATCTACTGAGACCACCTTTAGTTATTCATATTTGAGCCGAATGTGTCTTCAAGCTCTCCATCAACGACTTCTACATCATCTGGCGCTTGAAAAAGAGATTCATCAAAATCAGGATTCACTTCATATTCAATGACTGCGCCCGAGCTACTCGTATCTCCGGCAGCATGCTCCGCGTCCTCTACCGCAGTCTCACTTTCCATTTTAATTTCATAGAATGTTTCTTGATCAAACCAATATTCGGTTACCTGTCCGTCACGATCTGCCTCGATATGATAGGTGGAGAAACCATTAATCTCTTCCTCGCCTACATAAGTCAGCTCCGCATTCTCTAGTAGATTCTCGTATAAACTCGCCCAGTCTGATAAATCATCCTGCGTGGGATCAACGCCTTGTTCATAGCGAATAGCTTCCTCGTCGCCTTCATCGTATGTGATCGTGAAAACAGGATCATCTAGGTCACTGAATTGATATGAGGGTGGCATCTCATCAGAAAAGGCTTCGCCGTCCTCTTCACCCTCTGTTGAGAATTCCAGGTCCATTCGCGTATATAACTCTCCATCTTGAATGAAATTCCAATGTGTTTCAGTGATTGACGTTGAAACATCACCTTCAGGCACATTTTCCTGATCCGCATCAAAATCTACACTAACCTCTCCTTCTGATACCATGTAAAGACTAGTTAATCCATCATAGAAAGCAATCGCTTCTTCTACGATCTCTTCTGCCGAAGGTGTATCCTCCGCATCTTCATCCGACTCCTTTTCTTCATTCATCGTCTCTTCTGTACCTGTTTCCGCTGTTTCGTTTGCTGTTGCCGTTTGACTTTCATCCTCACTACCGCACGCCGCCAAAAAGACAGCGCCTGTTACTGTAAGTACAATCGCCTTTTTCATCTAGCATTCCTCCCCTTTTGATCTCTCTACCCTCCTATTCACCAAGTTACTAGAAGCTAAACTTTAAATTGTATGCAGTTCCTTTATTTTCTTTTCATTATAGATTGCTTACTTTTTCTAGAAAAGGTTATAGAGAACTAGAACGTCATTCTTACGAAAAGAGGAGTGAATCGGGTGAGTATCATTGAGAAATTTAAGTTAACAGGTCAGAAAGCGTATGTAACTGGAGGAGCAAGAGGTATTGGGAAAAGCATTGCCACTGCCCTTGCGGAGGCTGGAGCAGACGTTGCGATTGTAGACCTTGATCTGGAGGAAGCCAAAAGAACAGTCGCTTCAATCAAACAAGCAACGAGTACTCAACCCATAGCGATTGAAACGGATGTAACGAGCCCTGAAGATGTTGAACGAATGGTTTCGGAGATCGTGAATGAATACGGTCGAATCGATATTGCTTTTAACAACGCCGGCATTTGTATCAATACTCCTGCAGAAGAGATGACCTTCACACAATGGAAAAAAGTCATAGATATTAATCTCTCAGGTGTCTTCTTAACCTCCCAGGCTGTTGGAAAAGTCATGCTTGAACAAGGGAAAGGGACCATCATTAATACAGCTTCTATGTCTGCCCATATTGTGAATGTGCCTCAGCCACAAGCTTCATATAACGCTTCCAAGGCTGGAGTTATCCAATTAAGTAAGTCACTTGCGGTGGAGTGGGCAAAAAAAGGTGTACGCGTAAACACAATAAGTCCTGGTTATATTGGAACAGAACTTACACTGAACTCTCCCGACTTAAAACCACTCATCAACGAATGGGAAAGCGTATCACCACTCGGCCGAATCGGAAAACCTGAGGAACTGCAAGCCATTGCCGTTTATCTAGCAAGCGATGCAAGTTCGTTTACAACAGGGTCGGATTTGGTGATTGATGGAGGATTCACGAGTGTCTGACATTTTGTTCTTATATTGCATAGTCTAGTGGCTATGCATTTTTTTATAAACATTCGACTATTTTCAACAAATTTTCACTATAATTCCTAGGATTAAGGTAATATGAAATAAAGACTATAAAAAAACAATTATAATGAATAACCAACCCTAAGTTCTGAATCTATGAAAAATGGAGGCCTTTGAATGAACGAGGAACAGACAAGGTATTCTCGACTTGCTAATATTACAAAGTTGATTAATTCAAAGCTTGAATTACGAGACATGCTTGAACAGGTTACACAGGCTATATCCGAAGAAATTGTTCGTTGTGATTCTGTTGGCATTTATCTGCCTCAAAGAGATGGTACATTCAGAGGCTACGTTGGTAAGCCTGACACACTTAATGGCTGGACTTTGGACATGCATGTCATTGATACAGACTATGATTTACTCGCGAAGGAAGTCATTGAAACAAGAAAAACGATCTATATTCCTGACACATCAAAGGATCATCGCCCTGATCCTAGAGCCGTAAAGGGGTTCTCCATTAAATCCTTATTAGTCCTTCCGATTTCATTTGAAGATGAGCTGTTTGGACTTGTCTTTTTATTTGATTATGGGATTCCTATGAATTTAACGGAAAAGGAGATTCAAACCGTTGAGGCTTATGTCAGCATGGCAGGGGTGGCCATTTTAAATGCAAACACATTAGCTCACAAGGAGCAATTAATAACGGATAAGCAAACGCTTCTTGATGTGACACGTGAATTATCAATGTGTTCCTCCCTGCAGGAAAGTATTGATTTATGCTTCTCCTATTTAACAAAAGTAATGGCAAATCCTAATATTGGCGTTCATTTACTAGATCCGATTGCTGAACAAAAGGTGAAACCAGCGAAGCTAAGCAAAGAGAGTGAATGGACTGAGGAGAATTGGAAGAAAACACATGAAAACATAGGTTTTGACCAGAGTAATGATCTCGTGATGAAGGAAGTTTTCGAAACAAAAAAGCCTATTATTATCCCTGATGTCTATGCTGATCATAGACCTAATCATGAACTATGCCATAACTTTGGAATCAATGGT comes from the Alkalihalobacillus sp. FSL W8-0930 genome and includes:
- a CDS encoding MurR/RpiR family transcriptional regulator, whose translation is MIGFDEVTLTKNQQRVANFLTKNGERIAFLTEQEIADACLVSSATVSRFWGAIGYKNFKAFKRSLQLEHVSTPVNKTENTFQKYGQHPFLPMLNAHIHNLETTLTRLSEADFKASTNMLVHASRIHVYGNGAAQFLVDLVGFRLQRFDCEVTCMAPSGHEIFENLIHFHSDDVVVVFGFLNYSPELQVIFDLCQKQQVPIILITDRLISPMREKATAVLYSERGENNEFHSLVATLAIVEALILEVGRGKGENALAKLKQLQEMRKQYSGMLPKE
- the rhaM gene encoding L-rhamnose mutarotase; this translates as MVRKASVMKVYKDQYEEYKKRHDELWPEMEKMLKEHGVSEYSIFLLEETGQLFAYLLVQDEALYAQVSETEICRKWWAYMEPIMETNEDNSPVSKELNEVFYLA
- a CDS encoding AIM24 family protein, which translates into the protein MTTYSVDEFLSKTKQQKTSTDSFALQSERILEIDLSGEIWSKMGSMISYQGEIKFERERILEHGLGRAFKKSFTTEGQELMKATGEGRLFLADQGKRITILELGNQQITVNGNDLLAFEPTVEWDIEMMRKMAGLMSGGLFNVTLNGHGKVAITTYFEPLTLEVTPELPVYTDPTATVAWSGDLKPEFHTDISYRTFLGKGSGESIQMKFTGSGFVIVQPGFEVE
- a CDS encoding SDR family oxidoreductase, with protein sequence MSIIEKFKLTGQKAYVTGGARGIGKSIATALAEAGADVAIVDLDLEEAKRTVASIKQATSTQPIAIETDVTSPEDVERMVSEIVNEYGRIDIAFNNAGICINTPAEEMTFTQWKKVIDINLSGVFLTSQAVGKVMLEQGKGTIINTASMSAHIVNVPQPQASYNASKAGVIQLSKSLAVEWAKKGVRVNTISPGYIGTELTLNSPDLKPLINEWESVSPLGRIGKPEELQAIAVYLASDASSFTTGSDLVIDGGFTSV